A part of Hippea maritima DSM 10411 genomic DNA contains:
- a CDS encoding fumarate hydratase, with product MAEVRSVSVKDIEEAVYKLALEAAYHIPEDVLEAEKKAYEKEKSPVAKQVLETIFQNIEVSSKEEFPLCQDTGLAVIFLEVGQDVHFTDGYVVDAINKGVERAYKDGYLRKSTCHPLTRENYGNNLPTVVHTFVVPGNKVKIIFDAKGGGSESMSKVQMLKPADGRDGIIQTVVDWVIQAGPNPCPPVIVGVGIGGDFERAAVMAKHATLRHVGKPSDDPVLAEMEQEILEKVNNSGIGPAGLGGLTTCLGVHIEMEPCHIATLPLGINIACHVNRHKEIEL from the coding sequence ATGGCTGAAGTAAGAAGTGTAAGCGTAAAGGATATTGAAGAGGCCGTCTATAAGCTTGCCTTAGAGGCGGCCTATCATATACCTGAGGATGTTTTGGAGGCTGAGAAGAAGGCCTACGAGAAAGAAAAATCCCCTGTTGCAAAACAGGTGCTTGAAACGATTTTCCAGAATATTGAGGTTTCCTCAAAAGAGGAATTTCCTCTGTGTCAAGATACAGGATTGGCTGTTATATTCTTAGAAGTTGGCCAAGATGTTCATTTTACAGACGGTTATGTAGTTGATGCTATAAACAAGGGCGTTGAAAGGGCATACAAGGACGGCTATCTAAGAAAATCCACCTGCCATCCGCTGACAAGGGAGAATTACGGAAATAACCTACCAACCGTTGTACATACTTTTGTTGTGCCAGGCAACAAGGTAAAGATTATCTTTGATGCCAAGGGCGGTGGTAGTGAATCCATGAGTAAGGTTCAGATGCTAAAACCGGCCGACGGAAGAGATGGAATCATCCAGACTGTTGTTGATTGGGTAATACAGGCAGGGCCCAACCCATGTCCACCTGTTATAGTGGGTGTGGGAATAGGTGGTGATTTTGAAAGGGCTGCTGTAATGGCAAAGCATGCAACTTTGAGACATGTAGGCAAACCCAGTGATGATCCGGTATTGGCTGAGATGGAGCAGGAGATCTTAGAAAAAGTTAACAACTCAGGAATAGGTCCTGCAGGTCTTGGCGGTTTGACCACCTGCTTGGGTGTTCATATTGAAATGGAGCCTTGCCACATAGCCACGCTGCCTTTGGGTATTAACATAGCTTGCCATGTTAACAGGCACAAAGAAATAGAGCTTTAA
- a CDS encoding Fe-S-containing hydro-lyase translates to MAEYKLKTPLTDEDIIQLKAGDKVYLSGVLYTARDAAHMRMVKALDEGKELPFDIKGQVIYYVGPSPARPGKPIGSAGPTTSYRMNPFAPRLISLGQKGMIGKGKMSDEVKQACIKYKACYFVSIGGAAAVVGSAVKEAEIIAYPELGPEAVRRLVVEGMPLFVCYDAHGNDLYETAKKEWANKYSLG, encoded by the coding sequence ATGGCAGAGTATAAATTAAAGACACCTTTAACCGATGAGGATATAATTCAGTTAAAGGCCGGTGATAAGGTATATTTGTCTGGTGTTTTGTATACGGCAAGGGATGCAGCCCATATGAGAATGGTCAAGGCTTTGGATGAGGGTAAAGAGCTACCTTTCGATATAAAGGGTCAGGTAATCTATTATGTTGGTCCATCTCCTGCAAGGCCTGGTAAACCTATAGGTTCTGCTGGCCCAACAACCAGCTACAGAATGAACCCGTTTGCACCTAGGCTCATATCATTGGGTCAGAAAGGTATGATTGGCAAGGGCAAAATGAGTGATGAGGTTAAGCAGGCCTGCATAAAATATAAGGCTTGCTACTTTGTTTCTATAGGCGGTGCAGCTGCTGTTGTGGGAAGCGCCGTTAAAGAGGCAGAGATTATTGCATATCCTGAGCTTGGACCTGAGGCAGTAAGAAGGCTTGTTGTTGAGGGTATGCCTCTATTTGTTTGCTATGATGCACACGGCAACGACCTTTATGAGACGGCCAAGAAGGAGTGGGCAAATAAATATAGTTTGGGTTAA
- the sdhC gene encoding succinate dehydrogenase, cytochrome b556 subunit → MDWYRGRPHHISYKWHEGFVAWIFHRITGLLLILYLFLHEWVISTLQNPQGFTKAMAALENPLFKLLEVGLWLVASYHAINGLRVVLVNFAGAAERENYQGNVWIFWVIFAIVFVAGAIPMLMKL, encoded by the coding sequence ATGGATTGGTATAGAGGTCGTCCGCATCATATTTCTTATAAGTGGCATGAGGGTTTTGTGGCTTGGATTTTCCATAGGATTACTGGTTTATTGTTAATTCTTTATTTATTCTTACATGAATGGGTAATTTCAACACTCCAGAATCCTCAGGGCTTTACTAAAGCTATGGCTGCTTTGGAGAATCCATTGTTTAAGTTATTAGAGGTTGGTTTGTGGCTTGTTGCTTCTTATCATGCTATCAACGGTTTGAGGGTTGTATTGGTTAACTTTGCTGGAGCTGCAGAGAGAGAGAATTACCAAGGTAATGTGTGGATTTTCTGGGTAATCTTTGCCATCGTGTTTGTAGCTGGCGCTATTCCTATGCTTATGAAGCTGTAA
- the sdhD gene encoding succinate dehydrogenase, hydrophobic membrane anchor protein: MEYMRGFIDRYQGSGKGGDLSWLLQRVSGVALLVLLLGHFFIEHFVGGPLDYQHVAARLASPLWKVFDLTFVVFALYHGINGIFMNIEDYVHSGWRVFWKGFFWVVGIIYLVLAAITILPFKG, encoded by the coding sequence ATGGAGTATATGAGAGGTTTCATAGATAGGTATCAAGGAAGCGGTAAAGGTGGCGATTTAAGCTGGCTGCTTCAAAGGGTATCTGGTGTTGCTTTGCTGGTTCTTTTATTGGGACACTTTTTCATAGAGCACTTTGTTGGAGGTCCTTTGGATTATCAACATGTTGCAGCAAGACTTGCTTCCCCTCTATGGAAGGTATTTGATCTAACTTTCGTTGTATTTGCTCTTTATCACGGAATAAATGGTATATTTATGAACATTGAAGATTATGTTCACTCAGGCTGGAGGGTATTCTGGAAAGGATTCTTCTGGGTAGTGGGTATAATTTATCTTGTTTTAGCAGCGATAACAATACTACCATTTAAGGGTTAA
- the sdhA gene encoding succinate dehydrogenase flavoprotein subunit codes for MANIDVRLEEFDVVIVGAGGAGLAAAVQTGLAKLKTAVISEVFPTRSHTVSAQGGINAALANMDEDYWIWHMYDTVKGSDYIGDQDAIEFFTKNAPKTIIELEHWGMPFSRIENGKIYQRAFGGQTRNFGESIAHRACAVADRSGHAILHTLFERTLRPDISPYVSYYSEYYLLKLIVDPETKKPMAVVAWDMVNGGVHIFFAYAIIFATGGNTRNFRTNTNAHINTGRGWYVCAKAGIPIKDPEFVQFHPTGIYGVGNLITEGVRGEGGYLINANGERFMKKYAPHVLDLASRDVVSRGMAQEIREGRGVGPKKDHILLKLDHLGKDFIMDKLPGIWELAYKFVGVDCTKDPIPVQPTAHYHMGGIPTNIHGQVVTWDGDKEVPIPGLYGAGECACPSLHGANRLGCNSLLDLVITGKEAGRHAAEWIATERPIFPYPAEDYIADKYAKDVMDQLNTLFDGPAGSVKMDEIWEDLRDTMQHNMSVFRIEEGIKKQLELLDQYEEKFKNVGLTDKSKVFNTELIEYFDLESLLLVSKLETVAAYERKESRGAHYRDDYPERDDKNYLSHTAAYLKEDGSVEIQYKPVRMKPLTAPTFQPKKRVY; via the coding sequence ATGGCAAACATAGATGTAAGATTGGAAGAGTTTGATGTTGTAATAGTGGGTGCTGGTGGCGCTGGTTTGGCTGCAGCTGTTCAGACGGGCTTGGCCAAGCTTAAAACAGCCGTCATCTCGGAAGTTTTCCCAACCAGATCCCACACAGTTTCAGCACAGGGTGGTATTAATGCTGCTTTGGCAAACATGGATGAGGATTATTGGATTTGGCACATGTATGACACTGTAAAAGGTTCTGACTACATCGGAGATCAGGATGCCATTGAGTTCTTTACAAAGAACGCACCCAAGACAATTATTGAGCTTGAACATTGGGGAATGCCTTTCTCTAGGATTGAGAATGGTAAGATTTACCAAAGGGCATTTGGTGGTCAGACAAGGAATTTCGGTGAGTCTATTGCTCATAGGGCTTGTGCAGTTGCCGATAGATCGGGCCATGCTATTCTTCACACCCTCTTTGAGAGAACTTTAAGACCGGATATTTCGCCGTATGTAAGTTATTATTCTGAGTACTATCTGTTAAAACTTATTGTTGACCCTGAAACGAAAAAGCCCATGGCTGTTGTTGCTTGGGATATGGTTAATGGTGGCGTTCATATATTCTTTGCATACGCTATAATTTTTGCAACGGGTGGCAATACAAGAAACTTTAGAACAAATACGAATGCGCATATTAATACCGGTAGGGGTTGGTATGTTTGTGCTAAAGCCGGAATTCCTATAAAGGATCCTGAGTTTGTTCAGTTCCACCCAACGGGAATTTATGGCGTTGGTAACTTGATTACCGAAGGTGTCCGCGGCGAGGGTGGATATTTGATAAACGCCAACGGTGAAAGATTTATGAAAAAGTACGCTCCACACGTTCTTGATTTAGCCTCCCGCGATGTTGTTTCCAGGGGTATGGCTCAAGAAATAAGAGAAGGTCGTGGTGTAGGTCCAAAGAAAGACCATATTCTTTTGAAACTTGACCACCTTGGTAAAGATTTCATTATGGATAAATTGCCTGGAATTTGGGAGCTTGCATATAAATTTGTCGGTGTTGACTGTACAAAAGATCCTATTCCTGTTCAACCTACAGCTCATTATCATATGGGTGGAATTCCAACCAATATACACGGTCAGGTTGTTACTTGGGATGGCGATAAGGAAGTTCCAATTCCAGGATTGTATGGAGCTGGTGAGTGTGCATGCCCATCTTTGCATGGAGCTAATAGGCTTGGCTGTAACTCTCTATTAGATCTTGTTATTACTGGAAAAGAGGCTGGTAGACATGCCGCTGAATGGATTGCCACAGAGCGCCCAATTTTCCCATATCCAGCAGAGGATTACATTGCGGATAAGTATGCTAAAGATGTAATGGATCAGTTGAATACATTGTTCGATGGTCCTGCTGGCAGTGTTAAGATGGATGAGATTTGGGAAGATCTAAGGGATACAATGCAGCACAATATGTCAGTTTTCAGAATAGAAGAAGGAATAAAGAAGCAGCTTGAATTGCTGGATCAGTATGAAGAAAAATTCAAGAATGTAGGTTTAACAGATAAAAGTAAGGTATTCAATACAGAACTTATAGAATACTTCGACCTTGAGTCTCTATTGCTTGTTTCCAAATTAGAAACTGTTGCAGCTTATGAAAGGAAAGAGAGTAGAGGTGCTCATTATAGGGACGATTATCCAGAAAGGGATGACAAGAACTATCTGTCGCACACGGCTGCTTATCTGAAAGAGGATGGAAGTGTAGAAATACAGTATAAGCCGGTAAGGATGAAGCCTTTGACAGCTCCAACCTTCCAACCCAAAAAGAGAGTTTATTAA
- a CDS encoding succinate dehydrogenase iron-sulfur subunit — MALEIGDKVIFKIFRYDPEKDKAPYFKDYEVTITRKGMMVLDGLNQIKWEQDPTLTYRRSCREGVCGSDGMNINGMNTVSCMSHIEDYNSDVLVIKPLPGFPVIKDLVCDFEDFFNKYYAVKPYLVEKYPPPGRERLQSIEDRNKLNGLYECILCGCCTSSCPSYWADPDYLGPSALLNAARFVVDTRDEGSDERLDIVNNIHGVWRCHTILNCIHACPKELNPTKAIASLQKEILKRKY, encoded by the coding sequence ATGGCTTTAGAAATTGGAGATAAAGTAATATTTAAGATTTTCAGATATGACCCAGAGAAAGATAAGGCTCCCTACTTTAAGGACTATGAGGTTACCATCACCAGAAAGGGTATGATGGTTCTGGATGGCTTGAACCAGATAAAATGGGAGCAGGATCCTACTCTTACATACAGAAGGAGCTGCCGTGAAGGTGTTTGCGGCTCTGATGGTATGAATATAAACGGTATGAATACCGTTTCTTGTATGTCCCATATAGAAGATTATAACTCTGATGTTCTTGTTATAAAACCCCTGCCGGGTTTTCCTGTAATTAAAGATTTGGTATGCGATTTTGAGGATTTCTTTAATAAATACTATGCAGTTAAACCTTATCTTGTTGAGAAATATCCGCCTCCAGGAAGAGAGAGACTTCAGAGCATAGAAGATAGAAATAAATTGAATGGATTGTATGAGTGTATACTCTGTGGATGCTGTACAAGTTCTTGTCCGTCTTATTGGGCAGATCCAGATTATTTAGGACCTTCAGCATTACTTAATGCAGCAAGGTTTGTTGTAGATACAAGGGATGAAGGTTCTGATGAGAGATTAGATATAGTGAACAACATACATGGAGTTTGGAGATGCCATACAATACTTAACTGTATACATGCATGTCCAAAAGAGCTCAATCCTACAAAGGCTATTGCATCACTTCAGAAAGAGATTCTCAAGAGGAAATACTAA
- the xseA gene encoding exodeoxyribonuclease VII large subunit: MSAERYTVSQITNLIKEIVEGNFHNIWVEGEVDSARPSSTGHLYFTLKEKDKASLKCLIFKSTLKKLKKLPQDGKQILAFGSLSIYPPSGEYRLIVEYFQDAGIGDKFIEFQKAKEELKAKGYFSRKRPIPYNPKRIVLLTSTTGAAVRDIINIIKRRGFDTELLIYPITVQGESAKRSILTAIRQINSIKESVDVVVISRGGGSSEDLWVFNDKEIAENLFNIKFPTISAIGHQIDITLCDMVADLRVETPSAAAEVLTNWQFKARENLYNLKRILDTSINHTISAKKEKLKLFSPKSHYLRVNSIIVNHTMHIDKIAENISSNILHLLKTKEKRMLLLKEVIYKNNPSEKIKLTKQKINHLKESLPQFLNSLIHQKRNQLNRYSRIIAEYSLSEKINLFNQKIVFLNKAINRNSRQILNHKLSIIKMEKSRLNNLNPKNILKRGYSITFDENKKPILSVENIKKGQTITTLVGKGRIISTVKETIK; the protein is encoded by the coding sequence ATGTCAGCTGAAAGATATACAGTAAGCCAGATAACCAATCTGATAAAGGAGATCGTTGAGGGAAACTTCCACAACATATGGGTTGAGGGTGAGGTGGATTCAGCCCGGCCATCCAGCACAGGTCATCTGTATTTTACACTCAAAGAAAAAGACAAGGCCTCCCTGAAATGCTTGATATTCAAAAGCACATTAAAAAAACTAAAGAAACTGCCACAAGATGGAAAACAGATCCTTGCATTTGGTTCTTTAAGCATCTATCCGCCCAGCGGCGAATACAGACTCATAGTTGAATACTTCCAGGATGCAGGCATAGGGGATAAATTTATAGAATTCCAGAAGGCAAAGGAGGAGCTTAAAGCCAAAGGCTATTTTTCAAGAAAAAGGCCTATTCCATACAATCCCAAAAGGATTGTTCTTCTAACAAGCACAACGGGTGCTGCTGTAAGGGATATTATAAACATCATAAAAAGAAGGGGTTTTGATACAGAGCTTTTGATCTATCCTATAACAGTCCAGGGTGAATCCGCAAAAAGAAGTATATTAACTGCAATAAGACAGATAAATTCCATAAAGGAGAGTGTGGATGTTGTTGTCATCTCACGTGGCGGTGGCTCATCTGAGGATCTATGGGTATTTAACGATAAGGAGATAGCTGAAAATCTGTTTAACATTAAATTTCCCACGATCAGCGCTATCGGTCATCAGATAGATATAACGCTGTGCGATATGGTTGCCGACTTAAGGGTTGAAACACCATCAGCAGCTGCTGAGGTTTTGACAAACTGGCAATTCAAGGCAAGGGAGAATCTATACAACCTAAAACGCATACTCGACACATCAATAAACCACACAATATCAGCAAAAAAGGAAAAACTAAAACTATTCTCACCAAAGAGCCACTATTTAAGAGTAAACAGCATTATAGTAAACCATACAATGCACATAGACAAAATCGCAGAAAATATTTCATCAAACATACTACATTTATTAAAAACCAAAGAGAAAAGAATGCTCCTTCTTAAAGAGGTAATTTATAAGAACAATCCATCTGAAAAAATAAAACTAACGAAGCAGAAGATAAACCACCTAAAAGAAAGCCTTCCTCAATTTCTAAATTCCTTAATACATCAAAAGAGAAATCAACTAAACAGATACTCAAGAATTATAGCAGAATACAGCCTATCTGAAAAAATAAACCTGTTCAACCAAAAAATAGTTTTCTTAAACAAAGCCATCAACAGAAACTCCAGGCAAATCTTAAATCACAAATTATCTATAATCAAGATGGAAAAATCCAGGCTCAACAACCTAAATCCGAAAAATATATTAAAAAGAGGCTACTCTATAACGTTTGATGAGAATAAAAAACCTATACTTTCTGTTGAGAATATAAAAAAAGGTCAAACAATCACCACCCTTGTGGGCAAAGGCAGGATAATCTCAACGGTAAAAGAAACGATAAAATAA
- the ruvA gene encoding Holliday junction branch migration protein RuvA — protein sequence MLEAVRGTLVDKTNLKAVIDVNGLMLDISIPLSTFNKLPEIGEECTLLCELVIGEKSLKLYGFSTKEEKNLFNSLRKISKIGAQTAISILSNISIEQFYRAIEEQNKELLTKIPGIGKKTAISIIVEFSSKIPKTDNPPIVDDAITTLQGLGFSQSDASKIVNEIYRNKPNITIEDLIKESLKNIKHVS from the coding sequence ATGTTAGAGGCAGTAAGAGGAACCCTTGTAGACAAAACTAACCTAAAAGCTGTGATTGATGTAAACGGCTTGATGCTTGATATATCTATTCCACTTTCTACATTCAATAAGTTACCCGAGATAGGAGAGGAGTGTACCCTGTTATGTGAACTTGTAATTGGTGAAAAAAGCCTAAAATTATACGGCTTTTCAACAAAAGAGGAAAAAAACCTGTTCAACAGCCTGCGCAAGATATCAAAGATAGGCGCACAAACGGCCATATCTATTCTCTCCAATATTTCCATAGAACAATTCTATAGAGCAATTGAAGAGCAAAACAAGGAGCTTTTAACAAAAATCCCAGGAATTGGCAAAAAAACAGCCATATCAATAATCGTCGAATTTTCATCAAAGATCCCAAAAACCGATAATCCACCCATCGTTGATGATGCTATTACAACTTTACAGGGCTTAGGCTTCTCTCAGTCTGACGCTTCAAAAATTGTTAATGAAATTTACAGAAACAAACCTAACATAACTATAGAAGACCTCATAAAGGAATCTCTAAAAAATATAAAGCATGTCAGCTGA
- a CDS encoding tetratricopeptide repeat protein: MNINLGNLFSTITAQEIAVLFIVFLMGVLVSYLWMLGKQKKENIDKKKLESYMKGINYIIEDETDKAIKELTDTAKLDPDMIDIYLSIGNLFRKKGEINRALIIHKSLLARANLGKDKKLEIYLNIGIDYKKAGLYDRAKKYFKDALSINPKNNLAKRLLYEVYEDSKDWENALVWHKRFDGVDKHTVAHLYTELGKDKLKEGNLEEAKKNFEKALKEHKSCIDALLHLGDIYFQYGKLEKAYDLWEKVCITKPEFCDLALNRIQDDAILENKLKDILNRFPDNVFILFFSAEAFLKLQKDQKATSLYKTLLKKGIKSPFILKRLAEIEKEHTPKFLKIFTSKQIVYPIRYTCTNCGHSAGKLFFRCPKCKSWDKIRVDII; encoded by the coding sequence ATGAATATAAATTTAGGTAACCTATTTTCTACAATAACAGCTCAAGAGATAGCGGTACTTTTTATAGTTTTCCTTATGGGTGTTTTGGTTTCTTACCTATGGATGCTAGGCAAGCAGAAAAAAGAGAATATAGATAAGAAAAAATTGGAAAGCTACATGAAGGGAATTAACTATATTATAGAAGATGAGACAGATAAAGCAATAAAAGAACTTACAGACACAGCCAAACTAGACCCAGACATGATAGATATATATTTAAGCATAGGAAATTTGTTCAGAAAAAAAGGCGAAATAAATAGAGCTTTGATAATTCATAAAAGTCTCCTTGCCCGGGCAAATTTAGGAAAAGATAAAAAATTAGAAATATACTTAAACATAGGCATAGACTACAAAAAGGCCGGTTTGTACGATAGGGCTAAAAAATACTTCAAAGACGCACTCTCAATAAACCCAAAAAACAATTTGGCAAAGAGGTTACTTTACGAGGTTTACGAGGATTCAAAAGACTGGGAAAATGCACTCGTGTGGCATAAGCGTTTTGATGGAGTAGATAAACACACAGTAGCCCACTTATATACTGAACTCGGCAAAGACAAGCTCAAAGAGGGCAATTTAGAAGAGGCCAAAAAGAACTTTGAGAAGGCATTAAAAGAACATAAAAGCTGTATAGACGCACTATTACATTTGGGTGATATATATTTTCAATACGGTAAGTTAGAAAAGGCATACGATTTATGGGAAAAGGTATGCATAACAAAACCGGAGTTTTGCGATTTGGCATTAAATAGAATTCAAGATGACGCTATTTTAGAAAACAAGCTTAAAGATATTCTAAATAGATTTCCAGATAATGTATTTATTTTGTTTTTTTCTGCCGAGGCCTTTCTAAAGCTCCAAAAAGACCAAAAGGCAACATCTCTTTACAAAACCCTTTTAAAGAAAGGTATAAAGAGTCCATTTATACTAAAAAGATTAGCAGAAATAGAAAAGGAGCATACGCCAAAGTTTTTGAAGATATTTACATCAAAACAGATAGTGTATCCCATAAGATACACATGCACCAATTGTGGCCATTCTGCGGGTAAGCTGTTTTTCAGGTGTCCAAAGTGTAAAAGCTGGGATAAGATAAGGGTAGATATAATCTAA
- a CDS encoding LapA family protein — translation MNALRIILTVVILAVLGLFVVYNTQSVNVSYLGIKFENMPLWLVVFISVFIGIFIGWFFMFVDELSIKRELKRKDKEIKSLKEEIAQLRQLTITKE, via the coding sequence ATGAACGCACTACGTATAATTTTAACTGTTGTAATCCTAGCTGTTTTGGGGCTATTTGTGGTTTACAATACACAAAGCGTAAATGTTAGTTATTTAGGTATAAAGTTTGAAAATATGCCTTTATGGTTAGTTGTGTTTATATCGGTATTTATAGGCATCTTTATAGGGTGGTTTTTCATGTTTGTCGATGAGCTATCGATAAAAAGAGAGCTAAAAAGAAAGGATAAAGAAATAAAATCACTAAAAGAAGAAATAGCCCAATTAAGACAATTAACTATAACAAAAGAGTAA
- a CDS encoding HIT family protein: MEKLWAPWRIGYILSDKKEDGCVFCNALNSDNDEERLVLYRANLSFIIMNLYPYNAGHLMVVPNRHIDSPLKLTREEQAEMFELVNKGIEVINKVMKPDGFNLGMNLGRPAGAGIDDHIHIHIVPRWSGDTNFMSTVSDTKVISEALKETYNKLKEVMR, translated from the coding sequence ATGGAAAAATTATGGGCCCCCTGGAGAATTGGATATATTCTTTCGGATAAAAAGGAAGATGGGTGCGTATTCTGTAATGCCCTGAATTCTGATAACGATGAAGAAAGGCTTGTTCTTTATAGAGCGAATTTATCTTTCATTATTATGAATTTATATCCATACAATGCTGGGCATTTAATGGTTGTACCTAACAGACACATAGACAGTCCTCTAAAGCTCACAAGGGAAGAACAAGCAGAGATGTTTGAGCTTGTAAATAAAGGAATTGAAGTAATAAATAAAGTAATGAAACCTGATGGTTTTAATCTGGGAATGAATTTAGGTAGGCCTGCAGGAGCTGGAATAGATGATCATATTCATATACACATAGTTCCCAGATGGAGTGGCGACACAAACTTTATGTCGACTGTATCAGATACCAAAGTAATATCGGAGGCACTAAAAGAAACCTATAATAAATTGAAAGAGGTTATGCGATGA